The Kroppenstedtia pulmonis genome has a segment encoding these proteins:
- the rplC gene encoding 50S ribosomal protein L3, whose protein sequence is MKGLLGKKLGMTQIFAEDGTMIPVTVISAGPCAVLQKKEKTTDGYESVQLGYADKKEHRANRPEIGHAKKAGVSPKYFIREFRGVNLADYELGQEVKADLFATGDMVDVTATSKGKGFAGSIKRHNQARGPMTHGSHYHRGSGSMGSMRAKRVFKGTRLPGRMGGEKVTIQNLQVVQVDADQNLILVKGSIPGPKNSYVVIKSAVKSR, encoded by the coding sequence GTGAAAGGGTTGCTCGGTAAAAAACTGGGAATGACGCAAATCTTCGCCGAAGACGGAACCATGATTCCCGTTACGGTGATCAGTGCTGGTCCCTGCGCCGTTCTTCAGAAAAAGGAAAAAACAACCGACGGTTACGAATCGGTTCAACTCGGATATGCGGACAAGAAAGAACACCGTGCCAACCGTCCGGAAATCGGTCATGCCAAGAAAGCTGGTGTTTCTCCGAAGTATTTTATCCGCGAATTCCGTGGTGTCAATCTGGCCGATTATGAATTGGGTCAAGAAGTGAAAGCGGACCTGTTTGCCACAGGTGATATGGTAGATGTCACCGCTACGTCGAAGGGAAAAGGTTTTGCCGGTTCCATTAAACGGCACAATCAGGCCCGGGGTCCCATGACTCACGGTTCCCATTATCATCGGGGTTCCGGTTCCATGGGTTCGATGCGGGCAAAGCGGGTATTCAAAGGAACCCGTTTGCCGGGACGCATGGGTGGCGAGAAAGTGACAATCCAAAACTTGCAAGTGGTTCAAGTGGATGCCGATCAAAACTTGATTTTGGTGAAAGGTTCCATCCCGGGTCCGAAAAATAGCTATGTTGTTATCAAGTCTGCAGTCAAAAGTCGGTAA
- the rpsJ gene encoding 30S ribosomal protein S10, with amino-acid sequence MAKQKIRIRLKAYDHRALDQSAEKIVDTANRTGADVSGPIPLPTERNVYTVLRAVHKYKDSREQFEMRTHKRLIDIVNPTSQTVDALMRLDLPSGVDIEIKL; translated from the coding sequence ATGGCAAAACAAAAGATTCGCATTCGCCTTAAAGCGTACGACCACCGCGCCTTGGATCAGTCGGCGGAAAAAATCGTCGACACGGCCAACCGGACGGGGGCGGATGTGTCCGGACCGATTCCGTTGCCGACGGAACGCAATGTTTATACGGTTCTTCGCGCAGTCCATAAGTACAAAGATTCGCGGGAACAGTTTGAGATGCGGACTCACAAGCGGTTGATCGATATCGTCAATCCGACATCCCAGACCGTGGACGCGTTGATGAGACTCGACTTACCGTCAGGTGTGGACATTGAAATCAAGTTGTAA